One stretch of Caldinitratiruptor microaerophilus DNA includes these proteins:
- a CDS encoding PTS mannose/fructose/sorbose/N-acetylgalactosamine transporter subunit IIC, with protein sequence MEGYSIWVAVILAVWAYIAIVTMLGPGLWWHEPLISGLVTGLVVGDVGLGLQVGASLTLMSLGMHTYGGATIPDFMTGAILGTAFGALGGAGPEAGLAIAIPAALLMTQLDILGRAVTTVFIHGADAYLERGDLRGITRMHLWGHLPWGLSRAIPVFLAIWLGSGPVQAFMKWLPQWFMNGMKVTGAVLPALGFALLLAQLPVRRYWPFMVLGFVLFAYLKVPITGIALLAVALAALYGSLKGGEQHG encoded by the coding sequence ATGGAAGGGTACAGCATCTGGGTGGCCGTCATTCTCGCCGTGTGGGCCTACATCGCCATCGTCACCATGCTGGGGCCGGGTCTGTGGTGGCACGAGCCGCTCATCAGCGGCCTGGTCACCGGGCTCGTGGTGGGCGACGTCGGCCTGGGCCTCCAGGTCGGGGCGTCCCTGACGCTCATGTCCCTCGGCATGCACACGTACGGTGGCGCAACCATCCCGGACTTCATGACCGGCGCGATTCTCGGAACGGCATTCGGGGCCCTGGGAGGCGCGGGCCCGGAAGCAGGCCTGGCCATCGCGATCCCGGCGGCCCTCCTGATGACGCAGCTCGACATCCTCGGGCGGGCCGTGACCACCGTCTTCATCCACGGGGCCGACGCCTACCTGGAGCGCGGCGACCTCCGGGGCATCACGAGGATGCATCTCTGGGGCCACCTGCCCTGGGGCCTGTCCCGGGCCATTCCGGTGTTCCTTGCCATCTGGCTCGGCTCCGGCCCGGTCCAGGCGTTCATGAAGTGGCTGCCGCAGTGGTTCATGAACGGCATGAAGGTCACCGGCGCGGTCCTGCCGGCCCTGGGCTTCGCCCTGCTCCTCGCGCAGCTTCCGGTCCGGCGGTACTGGCCGTTCATGGTCCTGGGGTTCGTCCTGTTCGCATACCTCAAGGTGCCGATCACCGGCATCGCGCTGCTGGCCGTCGCGCTGGCGGCCCTGTACGGCTCGCTGAAGGGAGGCGAGCAGCATGGCTGA
- a CDS encoding PTS system mannose/fructose/sorbose family transporter subunit IID, translating to MAEAEVRPASRVTERDVRRAMWRHILTLQWSWNYERMQALGWLWSMLPILQKVHPDPESLKEAMRRNIAFYNTNPQIGSPLIFGAAVAMEEQGQGEVGDSLKVALMGPLAGIGDTIQAILLRPILAVVAASLAMAGSVAGPVIMILFGLAMIAVMPPQFWLGYRQGVGLVHQMAAGGAIERLTEAATVLGLTVIGGFIPSIMAGLKTPVKFVRSVTVGGQVTEKTIELQAVLDQILPYMIPVLVTAFAYWLLRGLRLSPAKTLLVLAVVAFVLSALHIL from the coding sequence ATGGCTGAGGCGGAGGTTCGCCCTGCTTCCCGGGTGACGGAGAGGGACGTCCGCCGAGCGATGTGGCGGCACATCCTCACGCTGCAGTGGTCGTGGAACTACGAGCGCATGCAGGCCCTCGGCTGGCTCTGGAGCATGCTCCCGATCCTCCAGAAGGTGCACCCCGATCCGGAGAGCCTCAAGGAGGCCATGCGCCGCAACATCGCCTTCTACAACACGAACCCGCAGATCGGCTCGCCGCTGATCTTCGGGGCGGCGGTGGCCATGGAGGAGCAGGGGCAGGGGGAGGTCGGCGACAGCCTCAAGGTGGCGCTGATGGGCCCCCTGGCGGGCATCGGCGACACCATCCAGGCGATCCTCCTGCGGCCGATCCTCGCCGTGGTCGCCGCCTCGCTGGCGATGGCCGGCAGCGTCGCCGGGCCGGTCATCATGATCCTGTTCGGCCTGGCCATGATCGCGGTGATGCCGCCGCAGTTCTGGCTCGGCTACCGGCAGGGCGTCGGCCTCGTGCATCAGATGGCCGCCGGCGGTGCCATCGAGCGGCTCACGGAGGCGGCCACGGTGCTCGGCCTGACCGTGATCGGCGGCTTCATCCCGAGCATCATGGCCGGCCTGAAGACGCCCGTGAAGTTCGTCCGGAGCGTGACGGTGGGCGGCCAGGTCACGGAGAAGACCATCGAGCTGCAGGCGGTGCTCGACCAGATCCTGCCCTACATGATCCCCGTGCTCGTCACCGCCTTCGCGTACTGGCTCCTGCGGGGGCTGCGGCTCTCGCCGGCGAAGACGCTCCTGGTCCTCGCCGTGGTCGCCTTCGTCCTGAGCGCGCTGCACATCCTCTGA
- a CDS encoding PTS sugar transporter subunit IIA, which translates to MGRPLFPSGPGAFTTRAGESSVIGIVLAGHGGIAEGFRDAAEMILGPQPQLAVVPLRPAENLDEYRDRLAAAVAEVDAGDGALVLADLFGGSPCNTAAYVLTPRTEVVAGVSLPMLLEVLGARQRAALADLVRIALAAGQEAPVRLADRLGTGAPATP; encoded by the coding sequence ATGGGCCGCCCCCTCTTCCCGTCCGGCCCGGGCGCCTTCACCACGCGAGCGGGGGAGTCGAGTGTGATCGGAATCGTCCTGGCAGGTCACGGCGGCATCGCCGAGGGATTCCGGGATGCGGCCGAGATGATCCTGGGCCCCCAGCCGCAGCTGGCCGTCGTGCCGCTGCGGCCGGCGGAGAACCTGGACGAGTACCGGGACCGACTGGCCGCGGCGGTCGCGGAAGTCGACGCCGGCGACGGCGCCCTCGTCCTCGCCGACCTCTTCGGCGGCAGCCCGTGCAACACCGCCGCCTACGTCCTCACGCCCCGGACCGAGGTCGTGGCGGGGGTCAGCCTGCCCATGTTGCTCGAGGTCCTGGGGGCCCGGCAGCGGGCCGCTCTCGCCGACCTGGTCCGGATCGCGCTGGCGGCCGGTCAGGAGGCGCCCGTCCGCCTCGCCGACCGCCTCGGCACCGGCGCCCCGGCCACACCGTGA
- a CDS encoding PTS system mannose/fructose/N-acetylgalactosamine-transporter subunit IIB, which yields MPVVHMRIDNRLIHGQVTVAWVSALGADHMIVCNDKVARDPIQKMMLPQAARGVKTSVLSVDDTVAYAGSPEAAREKIFVIAKFPTDALELLEKGLQPKEINVGNQAPIPGTKYKMVLKSVAATPEDAEVYRKIAARGYKLTCKMMPTDPAEDFIEVLARKGL from the coding sequence ATGCCCGTCGTCCACATGCGGATCGACAACCGGCTCATCCACGGCCAGGTCACCGTGGCCTGGGTGAGTGCCCTGGGTGCCGACCACATGATCGTCTGCAACGACAAGGTCGCCCGGGACCCGATCCAGAAGATGATGCTCCCCCAGGCGGCGCGGGGCGTGAAGACCTCCGTCCTGTCCGTCGACGACACCGTGGCGTACGCCGGCTCGCCCGAGGCGGCCCGGGAGAAGATCTTCGTCATCGCCAAGTTCCCGACCGACGCCCTCGAGCTGCTCGAGAAGGGCCTGCAGCCGAAGGAGATCAACGTGGGCAACCAGGCCCCGATCCCCGGCACGAAGTACAAGATGGTGCTCAAGAGCGTCGCGGCCACGCCCGAGGACGCCGAGGTCTACCGGAAGATCGCCGCCAGGGGATACAAGCTCACCTGCAAGATGATGCCCACGGACCCCGCGGAAGACTTCATCGAGGTCCTGGCCAGGAAGGGGCTCTAG